One Diospyros lotus cultivar Yz01 chromosome 1, ASM1463336v1, whole genome shotgun sequence genomic window carries:
- the LOC127809743 gene encoding uncharacterized protein At3g49055 isoform X2, translated as MEATVAETPSSSGAPADLRQPQLNYDSLAAELEALRVAYRGLQVKSASAEANLVEALKRNAELRDELLGLQASLREREGVLKEDEGIRNELDGYRKRERVYSGNLGTLRSAKECLLRAIESLGGESVDGVVDEWEELRGEVGLESLHDNELRAFVIELKAVAGIASVVETRVSEYHEMRKKEKRELESSVVSLTEENRDINSLLRIALVEKEAVEKSLNKLKGNSEQKRVAILQIAERGLQRVGFGFMMGTGTNEPSSDNSGANSDSKSDGSECEEEVPSLASAVERIMKNLRLEITQLRRSLEESRSDTERLQSLTEIQAQKISENALYIKALEDRETMLAQNVEEFLMEIKETEEDVARWREACELEVEAGKNAVEERDKVVSILKLELDKTKSALDISNSKLKLKEELAAAAMAAQAAAERSLQLADSRASELCERIEELTRQLEKADSREHRRHKVRHCCWPWQTLKVNPSGTDSRNQNIRQMLPEMQALLP; from the exons ATGGAGGCCACCGTCGCCGAGACTCCTTCTTCTTCCGGTGCTCCGGCGGACCTCCGCCAGCCGCAGCTCAACTACGACTCTCTGGCCGCCGAGCTCGAAGCTCTCCGCGTCGCTTACCGGGGTCTCCAGGTGAAATCCGCCTCGGCTGAGGCGAATTTGGTGGAAGCTCTGAAGCGTAACGCGGAGCTCCGAGATGAGCTTCTTGGACTCCAGGCGTCCTTGAGAGAGCGTGAGGGTGTGTTGAAGGAGGACGAAGGAATTAGGAACGAACTTGATGGTTACAGAAAGCGGGAAAGGGTTTACTCGGGGAATTTGGGGACGCTGAGATCGGCTAAGGAGTGTTTGCTGAGGGCGATTGAGAGCTTGGGCGGGGAAAGCGTGGACGGGGTTGTGGATGAATGGGAGGAATTGAGGGGAGAAGTCGGATTAGAATCATTACATGACAATGAATTAAGGGCGTTTGTGATCGAGTTAAAGGCGGTTGCGGGAATAGCAAGCGTGGTGGAGACGAGAGTGAGCGAGTATCACGaaatgaggaagaaggagaagagggaGTTGGAGAGCAGTGTCGTGAGCTTGACGGAGGAGAATCGGGACATCAACAGCTTGCTGAGGATTGCTTTGGTTGAAAAAGAGGCTGTGGAGAAGAGTTTGAATAAGCTTAAAGGGAACAGTGAACAGAAGAGAGTTGCGATATTGCAGATTGCGGAAAGAGGCTTGCAGAGGGTGGGATTTGGGTTTATGATGGGCACTGGAACTAATGAACCATCATCTGATAATTCGGGGGCAAATTCTGATAGTAAGTCAGATGGAAGTGAGTGTGAAGAGGAGGTTCCAAGCCTG GCCTCAGCTGTGGAGAGGATAATGAAAAATTTACGACTTGAGATCACCCAATTGAGGAGATCTTTGGAGGAATCTAG GTCAGACACTGAACGATTGCAGAGTCTTACAGAGATACAAGCtcagaaaatttcagaaaatgcATTGTACATAAAAGCACTGGAAGACAGAGAGACAATGTTGGCTCAAAAT GTTGAGGAATTCCTGATGGAAATAAAAGAAACCGAAGAAGATGTTGCTAGATGGAGGGAAGCTTGTGAGTTGGAAGTGGAAGCTGGAAAAAATGCTGTTGAAGAACGTGACAAAGTG GTTTCAATTTTGAAACTAGAGTTGGACAAAACGAAGTCTGCTTTGGACATATCAAATAGCAAATTAAAGCTGAAGGAAGAACTTGCAGCTGCTGCAATGGCTGCTCAGGCAGCAGCAGAGAGGTCTCTCCAGCTGGCTGATAGCAGAGCGTCAGAACTCTGTGAGAGGATTGAAGAACTAACAAGACAATTAGAAAAAGCAGACAGCAGGGAGCACAGACGCCACAAGGTGAGGCACTGTTGTTGGCCCTGGCAAACCCTCAAGGTGAACCCTTCTGGTACAGACAGTAGAAATCAAAATATCAGGCAGATGCTACCAGAGATGCAAGCTTTACTTCCATAG
- the LOC127809743 gene encoding uncharacterized protein At3g49055 isoform X4 encodes MEATVAETPSSSGAPADLRQPQLNYDSLAAELEALRVAYRGLQVKSASAEANLVEALKRNAELRDELLGLQASLREREGVLKEDEGIRNELDGYRKRERVYSGNLGTLRSAKECLLRAIESLGGESVDGVVDEWEELRGEVGLESLHDNELRAFVIELKAVAGIASVVETRVSEYHEMRKKEKRELESSVVSLTEENRDINSLLRIALVEKEAVEKSLNKLKGNSEQKRVAILQIAERGLQRVGFGFMMGTGTNEPSSDNSGANSDSKSDGSECEEEVPSLASAVERIMKNLRLEITQLRRSLEESRSDTERLQSLTEIQAQKISENALYIKALEDRETMLAQNVEEFLMEIKETEEDVARWREACELEVEAGKNAVEERDKVSWTKRSLLWTYQIAN; translated from the exons ATGGAGGCCACCGTCGCCGAGACTCCTTCTTCTTCCGGTGCTCCGGCGGACCTCCGCCAGCCGCAGCTCAACTACGACTCTCTGGCCGCCGAGCTCGAAGCTCTCCGCGTCGCTTACCGGGGTCTCCAGGTGAAATCCGCCTCGGCTGAGGCGAATTTGGTGGAAGCTCTGAAGCGTAACGCGGAGCTCCGAGATGAGCTTCTTGGACTCCAGGCGTCCTTGAGAGAGCGTGAGGGTGTGTTGAAGGAGGACGAAGGAATTAGGAACGAACTTGATGGTTACAGAAAGCGGGAAAGGGTTTACTCGGGGAATTTGGGGACGCTGAGATCGGCTAAGGAGTGTTTGCTGAGGGCGATTGAGAGCTTGGGCGGGGAAAGCGTGGACGGGGTTGTGGATGAATGGGAGGAATTGAGGGGAGAAGTCGGATTAGAATCATTACATGACAATGAATTAAGGGCGTTTGTGATCGAGTTAAAGGCGGTTGCGGGAATAGCAAGCGTGGTGGAGACGAGAGTGAGCGAGTATCACGaaatgaggaagaaggagaagagggaGTTGGAGAGCAGTGTCGTGAGCTTGACGGAGGAGAATCGGGACATCAACAGCTTGCTGAGGATTGCTTTGGTTGAAAAAGAGGCTGTGGAGAAGAGTTTGAATAAGCTTAAAGGGAACAGTGAACAGAAGAGAGTTGCGATATTGCAGATTGCGGAAAGAGGCTTGCAGAGGGTGGGATTTGGGTTTATGATGGGCACTGGAACTAATGAACCATCATCTGATAATTCGGGGGCAAATTCTGATAGTAAGTCAGATGGAAGTGAGTGTGAAGAGGAGGTTCCAAGCCTG GCCTCAGCTGTGGAGAGGATAATGAAAAATTTACGACTTGAGATCACCCAATTGAGGAGATCTTTGGAGGAATCTAG GTCAGACACTGAACGATTGCAGAGTCTTACAGAGATACAAGCtcagaaaatttcagaaaatgcATTGTACATAAAAGCACTGGAAGACAGAGAGACAATGTTGGCTCAAAAT GTTGAGGAATTCCTGATGGAAATAAAAGAAACCGAAGAAGATGTTGCTAGATGGAGGGAAGCTTGTGAGTTGGAAGTGGAAGCTGGAAAAAATGCTGTTGAAGAACGTGACAAAGTG AGTTGGACAAAACGAAGTCTGCTTTGGACATATCAAATAGCAAATTAA
- the LOC127809743 gene encoding uncharacterized protein At3g49055 isoform X1, which yields MEATVAETPSSSGAPADLRQPQLNYDSLAAELEALRVAYRGLQVKSASAEANLVEALKRNAELRDELLGLQASLREREGVLKEDEGIRNELDGYRKRERVYSGNLGTLRSAKECLLRAIESLGGESVDGVVDEWEELRGEVGLESLHDNELRAFVIELKAVAGIASVVETRVSEYHEMRKKEKRELESSVVSLTEENRDINSLLRIALVEKEAVEKSLNKLKGNSEQKRVAILQIAERGLQRVGFGFMMGTGTNEPSSDNSGANSDSKSDGSECEEEVPSLASAVERIMKNLRLEITQLRRSLEESRSDTERLQSLTEIQAQKISENALYIKALEDRETMLAQNVEEFLMEIKETEEDVARWREACELEVEAGKNAVEERDKVVRILLSLWHFFPFVMVSILKLELDKTKSALDISNSKLKLKEELAAAAMAAQAAAERSLQLADSRASELCERIEELTRQLEKADSREHRRHKVRHCCWPWQTLKVNPSGTDSRNQNIRQMLPEMQALLP from the exons ATGGAGGCCACCGTCGCCGAGACTCCTTCTTCTTCCGGTGCTCCGGCGGACCTCCGCCAGCCGCAGCTCAACTACGACTCTCTGGCCGCCGAGCTCGAAGCTCTCCGCGTCGCTTACCGGGGTCTCCAGGTGAAATCCGCCTCGGCTGAGGCGAATTTGGTGGAAGCTCTGAAGCGTAACGCGGAGCTCCGAGATGAGCTTCTTGGACTCCAGGCGTCCTTGAGAGAGCGTGAGGGTGTGTTGAAGGAGGACGAAGGAATTAGGAACGAACTTGATGGTTACAGAAAGCGGGAAAGGGTTTACTCGGGGAATTTGGGGACGCTGAGATCGGCTAAGGAGTGTTTGCTGAGGGCGATTGAGAGCTTGGGCGGGGAAAGCGTGGACGGGGTTGTGGATGAATGGGAGGAATTGAGGGGAGAAGTCGGATTAGAATCATTACATGACAATGAATTAAGGGCGTTTGTGATCGAGTTAAAGGCGGTTGCGGGAATAGCAAGCGTGGTGGAGACGAGAGTGAGCGAGTATCACGaaatgaggaagaaggagaagagggaGTTGGAGAGCAGTGTCGTGAGCTTGACGGAGGAGAATCGGGACATCAACAGCTTGCTGAGGATTGCTTTGGTTGAAAAAGAGGCTGTGGAGAAGAGTTTGAATAAGCTTAAAGGGAACAGTGAACAGAAGAGAGTTGCGATATTGCAGATTGCGGAAAGAGGCTTGCAGAGGGTGGGATTTGGGTTTATGATGGGCACTGGAACTAATGAACCATCATCTGATAATTCGGGGGCAAATTCTGATAGTAAGTCAGATGGAAGTGAGTGTGAAGAGGAGGTTCCAAGCCTG GCCTCAGCTGTGGAGAGGATAATGAAAAATTTACGACTTGAGATCACCCAATTGAGGAGATCTTTGGAGGAATCTAG GTCAGACACTGAACGATTGCAGAGTCTTACAGAGATACAAGCtcagaaaatttcagaaaatgcATTGTACATAAAAGCACTGGAAGACAGAGAGACAATGTTGGCTCAAAAT GTTGAGGAATTCCTGATGGAAATAAAAGAAACCGAAGAAGATGTTGCTAGATGGAGGGAAGCTTGTGAGTTGGAAGTGGAAGCTGGAAAAAATGCTGTTGAAGAACGTGACAAAGTGGTCAGGATTCTGCTCAGTTTGTGGCACTTTTTCCCCTTTGTTATG GTTTCAATTTTGAAACTAGAGTTGGACAAAACGAAGTCTGCTTTGGACATATCAAATAGCAAATTAAAGCTGAAGGAAGAACTTGCAGCTGCTGCAATGGCTGCTCAGGCAGCAGCAGAGAGGTCTCTCCAGCTGGCTGATAGCAGAGCGTCAGAACTCTGTGAGAGGATTGAAGAACTAACAAGACAATTAGAAAAAGCAGACAGCAGGGAGCACAGACGCCACAAGGTGAGGCACTGTTGTTGGCCCTGGCAAACCCTCAAGGTGAACCCTTCTGGTACAGACAGTAGAAATCAAAATATCAGGCAGATGCTACCAGAGATGCAAGCTTTACTTCCATAG
- the LOC127809743 gene encoding uncharacterized protein At3g49055 isoform X3: MEATVAETPSSSGAPADLRQPQLNYDSLAAELEALRVAYRGLQVKSASAEANLVEALKRNAELRDELLGLQASLREREGVLKEDEGIRNELDGYRKRERVYSGNLGTLRSAKECLLRAIESLGGESVDGVVDEWEELRGEVGLESLHDNELRAFVIELKAVAGIASVVETRVSEYHEMRKKEKRELESSVVSLTEENRDINSLLRIALVEKEAVEKSLNKLKGNSEQKRVAILQIAERGLQRVGFGFMMGTGTNEPSSDNSGANSDSKSDGSECEEEVPSLASAVERIMKNLRLEITQLRRSLEESRSDTERLQSLTEIQAQKISENALYIKALEDRETMLAQNVEEFLMEIKETEEDVARWREACELEVEAGKNAVEERDKVVRILLSLWHFFPFVMSWTKRSLLWTYQIAN, from the exons ATGGAGGCCACCGTCGCCGAGACTCCTTCTTCTTCCGGTGCTCCGGCGGACCTCCGCCAGCCGCAGCTCAACTACGACTCTCTGGCCGCCGAGCTCGAAGCTCTCCGCGTCGCTTACCGGGGTCTCCAGGTGAAATCCGCCTCGGCTGAGGCGAATTTGGTGGAAGCTCTGAAGCGTAACGCGGAGCTCCGAGATGAGCTTCTTGGACTCCAGGCGTCCTTGAGAGAGCGTGAGGGTGTGTTGAAGGAGGACGAAGGAATTAGGAACGAACTTGATGGTTACAGAAAGCGGGAAAGGGTTTACTCGGGGAATTTGGGGACGCTGAGATCGGCTAAGGAGTGTTTGCTGAGGGCGATTGAGAGCTTGGGCGGGGAAAGCGTGGACGGGGTTGTGGATGAATGGGAGGAATTGAGGGGAGAAGTCGGATTAGAATCATTACATGACAATGAATTAAGGGCGTTTGTGATCGAGTTAAAGGCGGTTGCGGGAATAGCAAGCGTGGTGGAGACGAGAGTGAGCGAGTATCACGaaatgaggaagaaggagaagagggaGTTGGAGAGCAGTGTCGTGAGCTTGACGGAGGAGAATCGGGACATCAACAGCTTGCTGAGGATTGCTTTGGTTGAAAAAGAGGCTGTGGAGAAGAGTTTGAATAAGCTTAAAGGGAACAGTGAACAGAAGAGAGTTGCGATATTGCAGATTGCGGAAAGAGGCTTGCAGAGGGTGGGATTTGGGTTTATGATGGGCACTGGAACTAATGAACCATCATCTGATAATTCGGGGGCAAATTCTGATAGTAAGTCAGATGGAAGTGAGTGTGAAGAGGAGGTTCCAAGCCTG GCCTCAGCTGTGGAGAGGATAATGAAAAATTTACGACTTGAGATCACCCAATTGAGGAGATCTTTGGAGGAATCTAG GTCAGACACTGAACGATTGCAGAGTCTTACAGAGATACAAGCtcagaaaatttcagaaaatgcATTGTACATAAAAGCACTGGAAGACAGAGAGACAATGTTGGCTCAAAAT GTTGAGGAATTCCTGATGGAAATAAAAGAAACCGAAGAAGATGTTGCTAGATGGAGGGAAGCTTGTGAGTTGGAAGTGGAAGCTGGAAAAAATGCTGTTGAAGAACGTGACAAAGTGGTCAGGATTCTGCTCAGTTTGTGGCACTTTTTCCCCTTTGTTATG AGTTGGACAAAACGAAGTCTGCTTTGGACATATCAAATAGCAAATTAA
- the LOC127809734 gene encoding kinesin-like protein KIN-10C translates to MASLMSDADRTKPRACSIPSHKVRIVARIRGFTNQEAESSNGGSPPWISITKPTGNGSSEKAKISFRDQSTRDAYEVDYCYEQNEDNGLIFSREIKPLISGVFDGQNLTVIAYGARGSGKTYSIQGTEDKQGLATLAVAKILSMSDDVENSVSISFYEVFQDHVYDLLDPTRPEVHVLEDAQGQIKLKGLSQGFVKSIDEFHKLYNSCSLHRAMHKPPFDLPRRSHKGLIVRILFNKEDSNVKLLGKINFVDLAGYEDARRKSCEGLNLVESNRVNKSLYALLNVVYALNTNEGRVPYRESKLTRMLQDSFGGTNHVVMLTCLNPWFCQDTLYAASLASRSCQATNRVSTNSAKKSNGLGSGSVKPIVLSSSLKGKPGVVSTAVKKPISSRAHLSEKNTSCVIKGRELFDEGNHLSNSKQGKFQPNKASVQCMSDISSSTLASSQEEDKSIPAAFSATVHKNEGSSTLDGFPATVPEHEEISLQNVLEGTKHKEGKDILLLGESYQSEVTANIESNIEASTYSKDGANMENEKKSLQIKEDGSPPLSARLRDISNHLKSLCSSIPIQLELLDGTVTSCSGQVVSTDIVEPKTPVTKHDFGVKDEQEFTKFSTPSAVFGAQSSKMKDSLVQEYLRFLNSASKEELKELKGIGEKRASYIIERREQSPEPFKDLDDLKDIGLSAKQIKGMMRKVAGELFS, encoded by the exons ATGGCTTCCTTGATGTCAGACGCAGATCGCACCAAACCCAGGGCCTGCTCAATTCCGAGCCATAAGGTCCGAATTGTGGCCCGAATCCGGGGATTCACCAACCAAGAAGCTGAATCTTCGAATGGAGGTTCACCGCCGTGGATCTCCATAACCAAGCCCACCGGAAATGGTTCTTCTGAGAAGGCGAAGATTTCATTCCGTGACCAATCCACCAG AGATGCGTACGAAGTGGATTACTGCTATGAACAGAATGAAGATAATGGTCTGATATTTTCACGGGAGATAAAACCTTTGATTTCTGGGGTTTTTGATGGTCAAAATCTGACAGTTATTGCATATGGAGCTAGAGGCAGTGGGAAGACCTACTCAATTCAG GGTACCGAAGACAAACAAGGATTGGCAACACTTGCAGTTGCGAAAATTCTGTCAATGTCTGATGACGTTGAAAATTCGGTTTCCATATCTTTCTATGAGGTTTTTCAGGACCATGTCTATGACCTTCTTGATCCCACAAGGCCAGAAGTTCATGTATTGGAAGATGCCCAAGGACAAATAAAGCTTAAAGGGCTCTCTCAG GGATTTGTGAAATCCATTGATGAATTTCACAAGTTATACAACAGCTGTAGCTTGCATCGAGCCATGCACAAGCCACCATTTGACCTGCCAAGAAGGAGCCACAAGGGTCTCATTGTGcgtattttatttaacaagGAAGACTCAAATGTTAAGCTTCTGGGCAAGATAAATTTTGTTGATTTAGCAG GATATGAGGATGCCAGACGAAAGAGTTGTGAAGGCCTCAATCTTGTTGAGAGTAACAGAGTAAATAAGTCTTTGTATGCCTTACTTAATGTTGTCTATGCCTTGAATACCAATGAAGGCCGCGTGCCATACCGGGAAAGCAAATTAACTCGCATGTTGCAAGATTCTTTTGGGGGAACAAATCATGTAGTGATGCTCACTTGCTTG AATCCATGGTTTTGCCAAGACACACTCTATGCAGCAAGTTTAGCTTCTAGATCATGTCAAGCAACCAATCGAGTTTCTACAAACTCCGCAAAGAAAAGTAATGGTTTAGGTTCAGGTTCGGTCAAACCAATAGTACTTTCTTCATCGCTTAAAGGTAAACCTGGGGTTGTTTCGACTGCTGTGAAGAAACCAATAAGCTCCAGAGCACATTTATCTGAAAAGAACACCAGTTGCGTGATAAAGGGAAG GGAGCTCTTTGATGAAGGAAATCATTTGTCAAATTCTAAGCAG GGAAAGTTTCAGCCAAACAAAGcttcagttcagtgcatgtcaGATATTTCTTCATCCACTTTGGCTTCTTCACAAGAAGAG GATAAGTCTATTCCAGCTGCTTTTTCAGCCACAGTACATAAGAATGAG GGGAGCTCTACATTAGATGGTTTTCCAGCTACAGTACCTGAACATGAG GAAATTTCATTACAGAATGTTCTTGAGGGCACAAAACATAAAGAAGGGAAG gatATTCTGCTACTTGGTGAAAGCTATCAATCAGAAGTAACTGCTAACATTGAGAGCAACATTGAAGCTTCAACTTATTCAAAAGATG GTGCTAACATGGAAAACGAGAAGAAAAGTTTGCAGATAAAAGAAGATGGATCTCCACCACTAAGTGCAAGATTGCGAGATATATCTAATCATTTGAAGTCTCTCTGTTCTTCAATTCCAATACAGTTGGAGTTACTAGATGGGACTGTTACTTCATGCAGTGGCCAAGTGGTCTCTACTGATATTGTGGAACCAAAAACCCCAGTTACCAAACATGATTTTGGAGTCAAAGATGAACAGGAGTTTACGAAATTTAGTACCCCTTCGGCAGTGTTTGGTGCACAGAGTTCTAAGATGAAG GATTCCCTCGTTCAAGAGTACCTTAGGTTCCTAAATAGTGCTAGCAA GGAAGAGTTGAAGGAATTAAAG GGTATTGGAGAAAAGAGAGCTAGCTACATTATTGAACGTCGTGAACAATCTCCTGAACCGTTCAAGGAT CTTGATGATTTGAAGGACATTGGCCTTTCAGCAAAGCAG ATCAAAGGCATGATGAGGAAGGTAGCTGGAGAGCTCTTTAGTTAG